A window of Macrotis lagotis isolate mMagLag1 chromosome X, bilby.v1.9.chrom.fasta, whole genome shotgun sequence contains these coding sequences:
- the LOC141499886 gene encoding small ribosomal subunit protein uS14-like, producing the protein MGHQQLYWSHPRKFGQGSRSCRVCSNHHGLIRKYGLNMCRQCFWQYAKDISFIKLD; encoded by the coding sequence ATGGGTCACCAGCAGCTGTACTGGAGCCACCCTCGTAAATTCGGCCAGGGGTCTCGGTCGTGCCGCGTCTGTTCCAACCACCACGGCCTGATCCGCAAGTATGGCCTGAACATGTGCCGCCAGTGCTTCTGGCAGTACGCGAAGGACATCAGCTTCATCAAGTTGGACTAA